In the genome of Maridesulfovibrio zosterae DSM 11974, the window AATAGATTGCGGCATTCTTATATCCAAGGAGGCTCTGATGCCTATTCAATTTGCTGATCGCATGGCTACTGTTCATCGTTCATTCATTCGTGAGATCCTCAAAGTAACCGAGGATCAATCTATTATTTCCTTCGCTGGCGGACTGCCTAATCCAGAACTTTTTCCTGTGGCTGACCTTCAAGCTGCAGCCGTTAAAGTTATGGAAGAAAGCGGACCCCAGTCCCTGCAATATTCCACAACTGAAGGTTTCCAGCCTCTGCGTCAATTCATTGCTGACCGCTACAAAGAGAAAAAAGGTATTGATGTAAGCGCTGACGAAATCCTGATTACTTCCGGTTCCCAACAATGTCTGGATCTACTAGGCAAGGTATTCCTTAACAAGGGTGATAACGTAATCATTGAGCGCCCTGGATATCTTGGAGCTATCCAGTCTTTCTCAATGTTTCAGTCAAATTTCCTTACGGTAGGTCTTGAAGATGACGGACCTGACCTTGCAGAACTTGAAATGGTCCTCGACCAGAACGACAGCAAAATGTTTTATGCTGTCACAAACTTCCAGAACCCGTCAGGCCTGACTTACAGCCCTGAAAAACGTCAGGGAGTGGCAGATCTCCTCAAAGGGCGGGACGTCCTTTTTGTAGAAGATGATCCGTACGGAGAACTGAGGTTCATGGGTGAATTTCACAAACCTGTTGTTCGTGGCTATCTTAAAGATGACGGTGTTCTACTCGGTTCTTTTTCAAAAGTTGCAGCACCTGGTTTCCGTCTTGGATGGATGGTCTGTTCCGGTGAAATGCGCGATAAGATGATTATTGCCAAGCAGGCTTCTGATCTGCACACTAGTACCTTTGCCCAACGCGTAATCCATCGCTATGTGACCGATAACAATCTTGACGATCACATTGAAAAAATTCGCCAGAGATATGGCAATCAGCGTGAAGTTATGGTTAAATCCATAGAGAAATTCTTCCCTGCCGAGGCAAAAGTAACACAACCTGAAGGCGGTATGTTCCTCTGGGTAACACTGCCTGAATCAGTTTCCGCTATGGAGCTCTTTGATGAAGCTATTAAAAACAAAGTTGCCTTTGTACCGGGACGTCCTTTCTACGTTGACGGCACAGGCGAAAATACTTTTCGCTTAAATTTCTCCAACTCCGATGAAACACGCATAGAGGAAGGAATAAAAAGACTCGGCTCTGGAATCAAAGAATTTCTGACCAAATCATAAGTATATGCTTTAAAAGCCTTATATGCCTGACCACGAATAACAAAAAAATCTCCTCTGAACTGTAGTTCAGAGGAGATTTTTTTTGTTGTACCGACCTTCGAAAGGATAGCCAGATCGCTTTCGAATATTATCCAACTTTGTTGATATATCTGTTCTGAATAAGGGGAGTTCCGCGAGCGGCCCTGCCGTACCCCTTGAACCGAACATTTTCTTTTTTAACTCTTGTAATATCCTGTCTAAGGGACTCATGAAGCTTTTTTGCTTCACAAGTAAGCTGACCTTGCAGGTTTTTAAGTCTGTTAAGTTTCTCCAGAATCTGATCAAGACTCACGCTTTCTTTTATTTCAAGAGCCTGAGTAGTTAGAAAACTTCTTCTTTCTGCAGCTTCAAAAGCATCAGCCACTTCCCCTGCAGCAAGAAATCTCAACTCTTCATATCCTATTTCCAGAGCCTGATCCAGAAGACTTATAGTTTCAGCCATAATGTTTACCTCTTAGAAACCTCCCTGATATCCTCACGGATGGCAGAGATGACGGACTTCCACTTTTCAACGGAAGGCAAGAATTCATATTCAAGTAAATCAGCCAATAAAATCCAGTCTTCATTTTCAAGAACTTCTGTCATTTCGGAAAACAGACTAGAAAATTCTTCTACAATTTTTTCAAATTTTTCAGTTTCTTTCAGTGCGAAATGGTCACGCAGGCTGCCTAGCATGCCAAGAAAATCTCTAGTTACATCCAGAAGATCCTGATAAAGTTCAAGAGCTTCAGCATCATCGGCCTGTCTAAATAGTTCAGCAACCTGCTTTCCTCCACCAGCCATAATATTCACGACCTTATAGAGTTCAAGAGTAATTGATCCAGCCATTTCAACGGTGGATGCACTCTTGATTTCCAAGGTTTCAACTTCGGAAGTTTCAATATCTTCTGACTGGTTGGGATAAATTTCACTGAAAGGTTCATCGTTGACCAGTACGTCGGTCACAATGCGATCATCAAGGTGTCCACTTTCAAGGACCTTATCAAAAACCTGCTCAAG includes:
- a CDS encoding PLP-dependent aminotransferase family protein translates to MPIQFADRMATVHRSFIREILKVTEDQSIISFAGGLPNPELFPVADLQAAAVKVMEESGPQSLQYSTTEGFQPLRQFIADRYKEKKGIDVSADEILITSGSQQCLDLLGKVFLNKGDNVIIERPGYLGAIQSFSMFQSNFLTVGLEDDGPDLAELEMVLDQNDSKMFYAVTNFQNPSGLTYSPEKRQGVADLLKGRDVLFVEDDPYGELRFMGEFHKPVVRGYLKDDGVLLGSFSKVAAPGFRLGWMVCSGEMRDKMIIAKQASDLHTSTFAQRVIHRYVTDNNLDDHIEKIRQRYGNQREVMVKSIEKFFPAEAKVTQPEGGMFLWVTLPESVSAMELFDEAIKNKVAFVPGRPFYVDGTGENTFRLNFSNSDETRIEEGIKRLGSGIKEFLTKS